In Fusobacterium periodonticum ATCC 33693, the following are encoded in one genomic region:
- the tenpIN gene encoding type III toxin-antitoxin system TenpIN family toxin: MKFCFLTDNFFELYKDCEEIEKKNNRPYATVCLLKYKDLYFAIPIRHHIKHQYAIFTDKEKTKGLDLSKTLIIKDLKYIIQNKTAFISQSEYSQLITKEAFIVSKLNSYIKKYIKALEHQDIKKNYLLCSMSCLKYFHDELNIKTSY; this comes from the coding sequence GTGAAATTTTGTTTTCTAACTGATAACTTTTTTGAATTGTATAAAGATTGTGAAGAAATCGAAAAGAAAAATAATAGACCTTATGCAACAGTTTGTCTATTAAAATATAAAGACCTTTATTTTGCAATACCTATAAGACATCATATAAAACATCAGTATGCTATATTTACAGACAAAGAAAAAACAAAAGGACTTGATTTATCTAAAACGCTGATTATTAAAGATTTAAAATATATAATTCAAAATAAAACTGCTTTTATTTCTCAATCAGAATACAGTCAGTTAATTACAAAAGAAGCTTTTATTGTATCCAAACTTAATTCATATATTAAAAAATATATAAAAGCCTTAGAGCATCAAGATATTAAGAAAAATTATTTATTATGTTCTATGTCTTGCTTAAAATATTTTCATGATGAACTAAACATTAAAACTAGTTACTAA
- a CDS encoding ABC-F family ATP-binding cassette domain-containing protein, whose protein sequence is MAILQVNDIYMGFSGETLFKEISFSVDEKDKIGIIGVNGAGKTTLIKLLLGLENSEINPATNERGTISKKSNLKVGYLAQNTQLNKEDTVFNELMTVFNNLLEDYNRMQEINFLLTVDLDNFDKLMEELGEVSERYERHEGYSIEYKIKQILNGLNIPENLWTMKIGNLSGGQNSRVALAKILLEEPDLLILDEPTNHLDLTSIEWLEKILKDYNKAIILISHDVYFLDNVVNRVFEIEGKRLKDYKGNYTDFLIQKEAYLSGEVKAYEKEQDKIKKMEEFIRRYKAGVKSKQARGREKILNRMEKMENPVVTTQKIKLKFDINAQSVDLVLDIKNLSKTFEDKLLFKDLNLKVYRGERIGLIGKNGTGKSTLLKIINNLEKASSGEFKIGERVSIGYYDQNHQGLGLNNNIIEELMYYFTLSEEEARNICGAFLFREDDIYKKISSLSGGEKARVAFMKLMLEKPNFLILDEPTNHLDIYSREILMDALEDYPGTILVVSHDRNFLDTVVTKIYELKTDGVETFDGDYESYKQERDNVKVKNEEAVKSYEEQKKTKNRIASLEKKLVRLEEEIQKIEEEKEEVNKKYLLAGEKNDVDKLMSLQEELDNLDNKILEKYQEYEETEIELKTL, encoded by the coding sequence TTGGCAATATTACAAGTAAATGATATATATATGGGTTTCTCTGGAGAAACTCTTTTTAAGGAAATATCTTTTTCAGTTGATGAAAAAGACAAAATAGGAATAATAGGTGTTAATGGTGCTGGGAAAACAACCCTTATTAAATTACTATTAGGTTTGGAAAATTCTGAAATCAACCCTGCTACAAATGAAAGAGGAACTATCTCTAAAAAAAGTAATTTAAAAGTAGGTTATCTTGCACAAAACACACAACTTAATAAAGAAGATACAGTTTTCAATGAGCTTATGACTGTATTTAACAATCTTTTAGAAGACTATAACAGAATGCAAGAAATAAATTTTCTATTAACTGTTGATTTAGATAATTTTGACAAGCTAATGGAAGAACTTGGAGAAGTATCTGAAAGATATGAAAGACATGAAGGATATTCAATAGAATATAAAATCAAACAAATTTTAAATGGTTTAAATATTCCTGAAAATCTTTGGACTATGAAGATTGGAAATCTATCAGGTGGACAAAATTCAAGAGTTGCACTTGCTAAAATACTTCTAGAAGAACCAGATTTATTAATACTTGACGAACCTACTAACCATTTGGATTTAACATCTATTGAATGGCTTGAAAAGATTCTAAAAGACTATAACAAAGCTATAATTTTAATATCACATGATGTTTATTTCTTAGATAATGTAGTCAATAGAGTTTTCGAAATTGAAGGTAAAAGATTAAAAGACTACAAAGGAAATTATACTGATTTCTTAATTCAAAAAGAGGCTTATTTAAGTGGAGAGGTTAAAGCCTATGAAAAAGAACAAGATAAAATTAAAAAAATGGAAGAATTTATCAGAAGATATAAAGCAGGAGTAAAATCTAAACAGGCTAGAGGTAGAGAAAAAATTCTTAATAGAATGGAAAAGATGGAAAATCCTGTTGTAACAACTCAAAAGATAAAGCTTAAGTTTGATATAAATGCACAAAGTGTTGACTTAGTTTTAGATATTAAAAATTTATCTAAGACTTTTGAAGATAAATTATTGTTTAAAGATTTAAATTTAAAAGTTTATCGTGGAGAAAGAATAGGTTTAATAGGGAAAAATGGTACAGGAAAATCTACTCTTTTAAAGATTATCAACAATTTAGAAAAAGCTAGTTCAGGTGAATTTAAAATAGGCGAAAGAGTTTCTATTGGCTACTACGACCAAAATCATCAAGGACTAGGTTTAAACAATAATATTATAGAAGAACTTATGTACTATTTTACTCTATCTGAAGAAGAAGCTAGAAATATCTGTGGTGCATTTTTATTTAGAGAAGATGATATTTACAAAAAGATTTCTTCTTTAAGTGGTGGAGAAAAAGCTAGAGTTGCCTTTATGAAACTTATGCTTGAAAAACCCAATTTCTTAATACTAGACGAACCTACTAACCACTTGGATATCTACTCAAGAGAAATTTTAATGGACGCTCTTGAAGATTATCCTGGGACTATCTTAGTTGTATCTCATGATAGAAATTTCTTAGACACCGTTGTAACTAAAATCTATGAGCTAAAAACTGATGGAGTAGAAACTTTTGATGGAGATTATGAGTCCTATAAACAAGAGAGAGACAATGTAAAAGTTAAGAATGAAGAAGCTGTAAAATCTTATGAAGAACAGAAAAAAACTAAAAATAGAATTGCTTCTTTGGAAAAGAAACTTGTAAGACTTGAAGAAGAAATACAAAAAATTGAAGAAGAAAAAGAAGAAGTAAATAAGAAATATCTACTTGCAGGAGAAAAAAATGATGTAGATAAACTTATGTCTTTACAAGAAGAATTAGATAATCTTGATAATAAAATATTAGAAAAATATCAAGAATATGAAGAAACAGAAATAGAATTAAAAACTCTTTAA
- a CDS encoding flavodoxin domain-containing protein, with translation MNKVNIVYYSFTGNTLRMVKAFEKGLQEAGVSFKSYSVVELKNDDEAFDCEILALASPANQTEAIEKEYFQPFMKRNAERFKNKKIYLFGTFGWGTGMYMSHWIKEVEELGAKIVELPMACKGSPNSETREKLQELAKKIATM, from the coding sequence ATGAATAAAGTTAATATTGTCTATTACAGTTTTACAGGTAATACTTTAAGAATGGTAAAAGCATTTGAAAAAGGACTTCAAGAAGCAGGAGTTTCTTTTAAATCTTATAGTGTAGTTGAATTAAAAAATGATGATGAGGCTTTTGATTGTGAAATCTTAGCACTTGCTTCTCCAGCTAACCAAACTGAAGCTATAGAAAAAGAGTATTTTCAACCTTTCATGAAAAGAAATGCTGAAAGATTTAAAAATAAAAAAATTTATCTTTTCGGAACTTTTGGTTGGGGTACAGGCATGTATATGAGCCATTGGATAAAAGAAGTTGAAGAATTAGGTGCTAAAATAGTTGAATTACCTATGGCTTGCAAAGGTAGTCCAAACTCTGAAACTAGAGAAAAACTACAAGAATTAGCGAAAAAGATTGCTACTATGTAA
- a CDS encoding YifB family Mg chelatase-like AAA ATPase — MKKKIFTSSYLGLESYLVEVEVDISRGLPMFSIVGMGDTAILESKFRVKAALKNSNYEISPQKIVVNLSPAGIKKEGAQFDLAIAMGIILEMKLLKDKREIVKDYLFVGELSLDGEVKGVTGAINTVILAKEKAFKGVILPYENRNEASLIDGIDIVVVKNITDVVNFIENGVKLDFEKIKIEKDEDNILDFSDVKGQYFAKRAMEISAAGGHNILLIGSPGSGKSMLAKRMIGILPEMSENEIIESTKIYSVAGELSEKNPIISKRPVRMPHHSTTLPAMVGGGKKAIPGEISLASNGILILDEMSEFKHSVLEALRQPLEDGFVSITRAMYRVEFKTNFLLVGTSNPCPCGMLYEGNCKCSNIEIERYTKKLSGPILDRIDLIIQIKRLNEEELVNNKKAESSTEIRKRVIKAREIQLKRFKETRTNSTMTQEELKKYCAIKDEDKRFLISALENLKISARVYDKILKIARTIADLEGKEDLERKHLLEAISFKK, encoded by the coding sequence ATGAAAAAGAAAATTTTTACCAGTTCTTATTTAGGATTAGAGTCTTATTTAGTTGAAGTAGAAGTTGATATTTCAAGAGGTTTACCTATGTTCTCAATAGTTGGTATGGGTGATACAGCCATACTTGAAAGTAAATTTAGAGTTAAAGCAGCTCTTAAAAACTCTAATTATGAAATAAGTCCTCAAAAAATAGTAGTTAATTTATCTCCTGCAGGCATAAAAAAAGAAGGAGCACAGTTTGACTTAGCTATAGCTATGGGGATAATTTTAGAAATGAAACTTTTAAAAGATAAAAGGGAAATAGTTAAAGATTATCTTTTCGTAGGAGAGCTTTCATTAGATGGAGAAGTTAAAGGAGTTACAGGAGCAATAAATACTGTGATACTAGCTAAAGAAAAAGCTTTTAAAGGTGTTATACTTCCTTATGAAAATAGAAATGAAGCTAGCTTAATAGATGGAATAGATATAGTAGTGGTTAAGAACATAACAGATGTTGTGAACTTTATAGAAAATGGAGTAAAGTTAGATTTTGAAAAAATAAAGATAGAGAAAGATGAGGATAATATTTTAGACTTTTCTGATGTAAAAGGACAATATTTTGCAAAAAGAGCAATGGAGATTTCAGCAGCAGGAGGACATAATATTCTTTTGATTGGAAGCCCAGGTTCAGGTAAATCTATGCTTGCAAAAAGAATGATAGGAATACTTCCTGAGATGTCTGAAAATGAAATTATAGAAAGTACTAAAATATACAGTGTGGCAGGGGAATTATCTGAAAAAAATCCTATTATATCAAAAAGACCAGTTAGGATGCCACATCATAGTACTACACTTCCAGCTATGGTAGGTGGAGGGAAAAAAGCTATACCTGGTGAGATAAGTTTGGCAAGTAATGGAATCTTAATTCTAGATGAAATGAGTGAGTTTAAACATAGTGTTTTAGAAGCATTAAGACAACCTTTGGAAGATGGCTTTGTAAGTATAACTAGAGCTATGTATAGAGTGGAATTTAAAACGAATTTTCTTTTAGTTGGAACAAGTAATCCTTGTCCTTGTGGAATGCTATATGAAGGGAATTGTAAATGCTCTAATATTGAGATTGAAAGATATACTAAAAAATTATCAGGTCCTATTTTAGACAGAATAGACTTAATCATACAAATAAAAAGATTGAATGAAGAGGAGTTAGTAAATAATAAAAAAGCTGAAAGCTCAACTGAAATAAGAAAAAGAGTTATAAAAGCTAGAGAAATTCAATTAAAAAGATTTAAAGAAACTAGAACTAATTCAACAATGACACAGGAAGAATTAAAAAAATATTGTGCTATCAAAGATGAAGATAAAAGATTTTTAATCTCTGCCTTAGAAAATTTAAAAATTTCAGCTAGAGTTTATGACAAGATTTTGAAAATAGCAAGAACAATAGCTGACCTAGAAGGAAAAGAAGACTTAGAAAGGAAACATTTATTAGAAGCTATCTCTTTTAAAAAATAG
- a CDS encoding iron transporter, with protein MKNFKFLLGALLVLGLVACGEKKEEAKPAEQPAATTEAPKEEAKAEAPAEKPGESGFAEVPIDETVVGPYQVAAVYFQAVDMIPEGKQPSAAESDMHLEADIHLLPEAAKKYGFGDGEDIWPAYLTVNYKVLSEDGKTEITSGTFMPMNADDGAHYGINVKKGLIPIGKYKLQLEIKAPTDYLLHVDGETGVPAAKDGGVAAAEEFFKTQTVEFNWTYTGEQLQNK; from the coding sequence ATGAAAAATTTTAAATTTTTATTAGGAGCTTTACTTGTTTTAGGTCTTGTAGCTTGTGGAGAAAAGAAAGAAGAAGCTAAACCAGCTGAACAACCAGCTGCAACTACTGAAGCACCAAAAGAAGAAGCTAAAGCAGAAGCACCAGCAGAAAAACCAGGAGAATCTGGATTCGCAGAAGTACCTATAGATGAAACAGTTGTAGGACCTTACCAAGTAGCAGCAGTTTATTTCCAAGCTGTTGATATGATACCAGAAGGAAAACAACCTTCAGCTGCTGAATCAGATATGCACTTAGAAGCTGACATCCACTTATTACCAGAAGCTGCTAAGAAATATGGATTTGGAGACGGAGAAGATATTTGGCCAGCTTACCTAACAGTAAACTATAAAGTATTATCTGAAGATGGAAAAACTGAAATAACTTCAGGAACATTTATGCCAATGAATGCTGATGATGGAGCTCACTATGGTATAAATGTTAAAAAAGGATTAATTCCAATTGGAAAATATAAATTACAATTAGAAATTAAAGCACCTACTGACTATTTATTACACGTAGATGGTGAAACAGGAGTACCAGCTGCTAAAGATGGAGGAGTTGCTGCTGCTGAAGAATTCTTTAAAACTCAAACAGTTGAATTCAATTGGACTTATACTGGAGAACAATTACAAAATAAATAA
- a CDS encoding FTR1 family iron permease: protein MKRYFKSLFAFILVFGLFFSLSSIDIEAAEKKTYNTWQDVAKDMNIEFQAAKKFIEEGNNDEAYNAMNRAYFGYYEVQGFEKNVMVNIAAKRVNEIEATFRRIKHTLKGNIQGNVAELDKEIDTLAMKVYKDAMVLDGVASKDDPDELGKKVFSNEAVSVGDETAVKLKSFGASFGLLLREGLEAILVVVAIIAYLVKTGNQKLCKQVYIGMGFGVICSFILAYLIDILLGGVGQELMEGITMFLAVAVLFWVSNWILSRSEEQAWSRYIKSQVQKSIDQNSGRALIFSAFLAVLREGAELVLFYKAMLTGGQTNKLFAFYGFLAGTVVLVIIYIIFRYSTVRLPLKPFFTFTSILLFLLCISFMGKGVVELTEAGVISGSTTIPAMNGYQNSWLNIYDRAETLIPQIMLVIASVWMLLNNYLKERKIKREAVEEGK from the coding sequence ATGAAAAGATATTTTAAATCTTTGTTTGCTTTTATTCTTGTGTTTGGCTTGTTTTTTTCATTATCTTCTATAGATATTGAAGCAGCAGAAAAGAAAACATATAATACTTGGCAAGATGTTGCTAAGGACATGAATATTGAATTTCAAGCTGCTAAAAAATTCATTGAAGAAGGCAATAATGATGAGGCATACAATGCAATGAATAGAGCTTACTTTGGTTATTATGAAGTTCAAGGTTTTGAAAAAAATGTAATGGTAAATATTGCAGCTAAGAGAGTAAATGAAATAGAAGCAACTTTCCGTAGAATTAAACATACTTTAAAAGGAAATATTCAAGGAAATGTGGCTGAACTTGATAAAGAAATTGATACTCTTGCAATGAAGGTATATAAAGATGCAATGGTACTTGATGGAGTAGCTTCTAAAGATGATCCTGATGAACTAGGAAAGAAAGTATTTTCAAATGAAGCGGTTAGTGTTGGTGATGAAACAGCTGTTAAATTAAAATCATTTGGAGCTTCATTTGGTCTACTATTAAGAGAAGGACTTGAAGCAATATTGGTTGTTGTAGCAATAATTGCTTATTTAGTAAAAACAGGAAATCAAAAACTATGTAAGCAAGTATATATAGGAATGGGATTTGGAGTTATTTGTTCTTTCATTCTAGCTTACTTAATAGATATCTTATTAGGTGGAGTTGGACAAGAATTAATGGAAGGAATTACAATGTTCCTTGCTGTTGCGGTTCTATTCTGGGTAAGTAACTGGATTTTATCTCGTTCAGAAGAACAAGCTTGGTCAAGATATATAAAATCACAAGTTCAAAAATCTATAGACCAAAATAGTGGAAGAGCTTTGATCTTTTCAGCTTTCTTAGCAGTTTTAAGAGAAGGGGCAGAGTTAGTTTTATTCTATAAGGCTATGTTGACAGGTGGTCAAACTAATAAACTATTTGCTTTTTATGGATTTTTAGCAGGAACTGTAGTTCTAGTAATTATATATATAATATTTAGATACTCAACAGTAAGATTACCATTAAAACCTTTCTTTACATTTACAAGTATACTTTTATTCTTGTTATGTATTTCATTTATGGGAAAAGGTGTAGTAGAACTTACTGAAGCAGGAGTAATATCAGGAAGTACAACTATTCCAGCTATGAATGGTTACCAAAATTCTTGGCTTAATATCTATGACAGAGCTGAGACTTTAATACCACAAATTATGTTAGTAATCGCTTCTGTTTGGATGCTTTTAAATAACTATTTAAAAGAAAGAAAAATAAAAAGAGAAGCAGTAGAAGAAGGTAAGTAA
- a CDS encoding murein L,D-transpeptidase catalytic domain family protein has protein sequence MKILKKMFLLLFYFLLSSVVFADFTTTELPTDFSTNYKKDFSDKEIRTMYYDLKLNNKVSFTCFNNAVSGLERIKYATDELLVLVDYTKPSTEERLFVVDLSKKKIMFSSLVSHGKGNGGLYATKFTDRNNSYASSSGFYLTGNIYNGKHGRSLVLYGLEAGKNDNAERRTIVMHSADYVSEEFIKKNGSLGRSKGCLALPVELNAKIIDLIHDGVVIYVHTDFDENKEYDFSKLSSNRI, from the coding sequence ATGAAAATTTTAAAAAAAATGTTTTTATTGCTGTTCTATTTTTTGTTATCTTCAGTAGTTTTTGCAGACTTTACAACTACAGAATTACCAACTGATTTTTCTACCAATTATAAGAAAGATTTTTCAGATAAAGAAATCAGAACTATGTACTATGATTTAAAACTAAATAATAAAGTAAGTTTTACTTGTTTTAATAATGCGGTTTCAGGTTTAGAAAGAATAAAGTATGCCACTGATGAACTTTTAGTTTTAGTGGACTATACTAAACCTTCAACTGAAGAAAGATTATTTGTTGTTGATTTAAGTAAGAAAAAAATTATGTTCTCTTCTCTTGTTTCTCATGGAAAGGGAAATGGAGGACTATATGCAACAAAATTTACTGATAGAAACAATTCCTATGCAAGTTCTTCAGGTTTTTATTTGACAGGAAATATTTATAATGGTAAGCATGGAAGATCTCTTGTTCTATATGGTTTAGAGGCTGGAAAAAATGACAATGCTGAAAGAAGAACTATAGTGATGCATTCAGCAGACTATGTTAGTGAAGAATTTATTAAAAAAAATGGAAGCCTTGGAAGAAGCAAAGGTTGTCTTGCACTACCAGTAGAATTAAATGCTAAGATTATAGATTTAATCCATGATGGAGTTGTCATCTATGTTCACACAGATTTTGATGAAAACAAAGAATATGATTTTTCAAAACTTTCATCAAATAGAATTTAA
- a CDS encoding PTS sugar transporter subunit IIA, whose translation MGLFDMFKKKEKTVVTIYSPMNGKVIELKDVPDEAFAQKMVGDGCAIEPDKGVICSPIEGQLMNIFPTNHALIFETIDGLEMIVHFGIDTVKLDGKGFQKLREAGTIKVGDEIVKYDLDQISSEVPSTKSPIIINNMEKVEKIEILSLSKIVKIGEPIMKVTLK comes from the coding sequence ATGGGATTATTTGATATGTTTAAAAAGAAAGAAAAGACAGTTGTTACTATATATTCACCTATGAATGGAAAAGTAATAGAACTTAAAGATGTACCAGATGAAGCTTTTGCACAAAAGATGGTGGGAGATGGTTGTGCAATAGAACCAGATAAAGGAGTAATATGTTCACCTATAGAAGGTCAATTAATGAATATTTTTCCTACTAATCATGCACTTATTTTTGAAACAATTGATGGACTAGAAATGATAGTTCACTTTGGAATAGATACTGTCAAATTAGATGGAAAAGGATTTCAAAAATTAAGAGAAGCAGGAACTATAAAAGTTGGTGATGAAATTGTAAAATATGATTTAGACCAAATTTCAAGTGAAGTACCTTCTACAAAAAGTCCTATTATAATAAATAATATGGAAAAAGTTGAAAAAATTGAAATTTTATCACTATCTAAGATAGTGAAAATTGGCGAACCTATTATGAAAGTAACTCTTAAATAA
- a CDS encoding META domain-containing protein translates to MKKLLILGIAALTLIACTDTKVPFLSSKSSNTNSSSSASTSTGIFANLKEQLNGREFIIVTEGYNSKTSIGFKGDRVYGFSGINRYFGTYQVSGGKFAFGEFGLTTLPGTQEAMTQELKFLDILKNNKSIKLSGDTLTLVSTEGIELIFKDPKAVVTQSK, encoded by the coding sequence ATGAAAAAATTATTAATATTAGGAATAGCAGCACTAACTTTAATAGCTTGTACAGATACAAAAGTTCCATTTTTGTCATCTAAATCTAGTAACACTAATTCTAGTTCATCAGCATCAACATCAACTGGAATTTTTGCAAATTTAAAAGAACAACTAAATGGTAGAGAATTTATTATAGTTACTGAAGGATATAATAGTAAAACAAGTATTGGATTTAAAGGAGACAGAGTATATGGTTTCAGTGGAATAAATAGATATTTTGGAACTTATCAAGTAAGTGGAGGAAAATTTGCTTTTGGTGAGTTTGGTCTAACTACATTACCTGGAACTCAAGAAGCAATGACTCAAGAGTTAAAATTTCTTGATATTTTAAAAAATAATAAGAGTATTAAATTATCAGGAGATACTCTAACTTTAGTATCTACTGAAGGAATAGAACTGATTTTTAAAGATCCTAAAGCAGTAGTTACACAAAGTAAATAA